The Nitrospinaceae bacterium genome has a window encoding:
- a CDS encoding nodulation protein NfeD, with protein MTGSREFLKNVRRLHLALFLAGSLLLSLASAHSLFAQGGQPVLVIDVEDAISPGSTSYVSHALEQARLQGAQLLVIRLDTPGGLVSSTRAIVKLIFASSTPVAVFVAPGGARAASAGTFITMSAHIAAMAPGTNIGAASPVAGGGKQIEGDMRNKAMNDVAAFARSIATRMGRNAEWAESAVREAVSVDEAEALKLKVIDLVAVDVKSLLLALNGRKIKLASGQEVVLATRDAQVVSLDRTWRDQVLSLLSDPNIAYILMLLGMYGLFFELSNPGNILPGVVGAISILLALYAMKVLPINYVGLLLMGLAVIMFLLEITVVSYGGLTIGGIVAMTLGSVMLIDSPEPYLQISLTVILPAVAGTAAFFVWIVGLGFRVQQTAPVSGAEGMIDMIGVVRSSDNGKLKVFVHGEIWTADSEEEIEAGGKVRVVSMDGLKLRVAREG; from the coding sequence ATGACCGGAAGCCGTGAATTTTTAAAAAACGTGAGGCGGCTACATCTCGCTTTATTCTTGGCGGGATCGCTTCTGTTGAGCCTTGCAAGCGCCCATTCGCTGTTTGCCCAGGGAGGGCAGCCTGTCCTGGTAATTGATGTAGAGGACGCCATATCTCCGGGTTCCACGTCATATGTGAGTCATGCGCTAGAGCAGGCCCGGCTCCAGGGGGCGCAGCTTCTCGTGATTCGGCTCGATACGCCTGGCGGGCTGGTATCGAGCACGCGTGCCATTGTTAAGTTGATTTTCGCTTCCAGTACCCCGGTGGCCGTTTTTGTTGCGCCTGGCGGCGCACGGGCCGCCTCGGCCGGAACATTCATCACCATGTCGGCCCACATCGCGGCCATGGCCCCTGGCACGAACATCGGAGCAGCGAGCCCCGTTGCAGGGGGCGGCAAGCAGATTGAGGGCGACATGCGCAACAAGGCGATGAACGATGTTGCGGCTTTCGCCCGATCAATAGCCACCCGGATGGGCCGCAACGCCGAGTGGGCCGAGAGTGCTGTTCGAGAAGCCGTTTCAGTGGACGAGGCCGAGGCGCTCAAGCTCAAGGTCATTGATCTAGTCGCGGTGGATGTAAAGTCGCTGCTGCTCGCCCTGAATGGTCGGAAGATAAAGCTCGCCTCGGGTCAAGAGGTTGTCCTCGCCACGCGCGATGCGCAGGTGGTCTCTCTTGATCGAACCTGGCGGGATCAGGTCCTCTCCCTGCTGAGCGATCCGAATATTGCCTATATTTTGATGCTGCTTGGGATGTACGGACTCTTTTTCGAGTTGTCGAACCCGGGCAATATCCTGCCCGGCGTTGTGGGCGCTATCAGCATTCTTTTGGCGCTTTATGCGATGAAAGTTCTTCCGATAAATTATGTGGGGCTGCTCTTGATGGGGCTGGCCGTTATCATGTTCTTGCTTGAGATTACGGTGGTGAGCTATGGCGGTTTGACTATCGGCGGGATCGTGGCAATGACGCTGGGCTCTGTCATGTTGATCGACTCGCCCGAGCCCTATCTTCAGATCAGCCTTACGGTAATCCTTCCTGCTGTTGCGGGCACGGCGGCGTTTTTCGTGTGGATTGTCGGTCTGGGGTTTCGGGTCCAACAAACGGCGCCGGTGAGCGGCGCCGAAGGCATGATCGATATGATCGGTGTTGTCCGCTCATCGGATAACGGGAAGTTGAAGGTTTTTGTGCACGGAGAAATCTGGACGGCGGATTCCGAGGAAGAAATAGAGGCCGGGGGAAAAGTCCGGGTCGTTTCCATGGATGGCCTTAAACTTCGAGTAGCCAGAGAGGGGTAA